One Gossypium hirsutum isolate 1008001.06 chromosome A11, Gossypium_hirsutum_v2.1, whole genome shotgun sequence genomic window carries:
- the LOC121209887 gene encoding probable calcium-binding protein CML41 has protein sequence MATAKVSKASKWFSNKSLRLSLQRRGSKSRSTSLSSSPGPSSTPISPRTIPNMRTKRPEEDEMKQVFGYFDGDGDGKISALELRAYFGSIGEYMSHEDAQGVINDLDSDGDSMLDYQDFLKLMKREPSKDDEGDDYDDLKKAFEMFELEKGSGCITPKGLQRMLNRLGDAKSYDECVAMIRVYDIDGNGVLDFHEFHQMMA, from the coding sequence ATGGCAACTGCTAAAGTTTCCAAGGCTTCCAAATGGTTCTCTAACAAGAGCCTTAGGTTAAGCCTTCAACGTCGTGGATCAAAGTCTAGATCAACATCCTTAAGCTCTTCTCCTGGACCATCATCAACACCAATATCTCCTCGCACAATTCCTAATATGAGAACCAAAAGGCCTGAAGAAGACGAGATGAAGCAAGTCTTTGGCTATTTCGACGGGGATGGTGATGGCAAAATCTCTGCTCTTGAACTTAGGGCGTACTTTGGGTCCATCGGGGAGTACATGTCACATGAAGATGCTCAAGGGGTGATCAACGATCTTGACTCGGACGGGGATAGCATGCTGGACTATCAGGATTTCTTGAAGCTAATGAAAAGAGAACCCAGCAAGGATGATGAGGGAGATGATTATGATGATCTGAAGAAAGCGTTTGAGATGTTTGAACTGGAGAAAGGTTCGGGGTGCATAACACCCAAAGGGCTGCAAAGGATGTTGAATCGACTTGGGGATGCAAAATCATATGATGAATGCGTTGCCATGATTCGGGTATATGATATCGATGGTAATGGGGTGCTTGATTTTCATGAGTTCCATCAAATGATGGCTTAA